From Citricoccus sp. SGAir0253, a single genomic window includes:
- a CDS encoding gamma-glutamyltransferase family protein, with protein MKKHPALRAAPVLAAALALAACQAPAPERPAEPTAPASAPSSPAAGTTPPSAPASASSSSAAPSDPAREVVLDQHAVSAAHPAAVEAGMEVLQQGGNAADAAVATAFAVGVVEPYASGIGGGGSALLAAPGQEPTAYDYREVVAQDGRIPDSGTGVPGLVAGLGRIHAEHGDLEWEQLLEPAIDLARDGFPVSDFLAQRMRADFGPASIEGLEHYHSASGEPLAAGETLVQEDLARTLDTIAEQGPEAFYTGGIAEELSTVDGLDAGTLAAYEPEEVEPVAGEFGDHEVLSAAPPLPGAVLLQQLQVAEALGVAGHAPGTAGYVDRLAEAWIAAEGSATHFLGDPDFVDVPVEQLTDPGRNAEIADRVTLLSGGAGADGADGDGGAVARAADGAGGDGPVEAGNTTHLTVVDETGFTVSMTNTLTSFWGGAESEHVGGFFLNNQLSRFESEASEANRPAPGRKSVSWSAPSMVLDAEGRPVLGLGSPGGHQIPNILSGVLVAWGLQDAPLQEAVDAPRYHLQDGVLAVEQEPSGDLARLIEERDWEVQRTEREEAVFGSVQALEVDYETGRITGATDARREADVAIADVQASEGEG; from the coding sequence GTGAAGAAGCACCCCGCCCTCCGGGCGGCCCCCGTCCTGGCCGCCGCACTGGCCCTGGCCGCCTGCCAGGCCCCCGCCCCCGAGCGGCCGGCGGAGCCGACCGCCCCGGCGTCCGCGCCGTCGTCGCCGGCGGCCGGGACCACCCCGCCCAGCGCGCCCGCGAGCGCCTCGTCCTCGAGCGCCGCGCCTTCGGACCCCGCTCGGGAGGTGGTGCTGGACCAGCACGCCGTGAGCGCCGCCCATCCCGCCGCGGTCGAGGCCGGCATGGAGGTCCTGCAGCAGGGCGGCAACGCCGCCGACGCCGCGGTGGCCACGGCCTTCGCGGTGGGCGTCGTGGAGCCCTACGCCTCCGGCATCGGCGGCGGCGGGTCTGCCCTGCTGGCCGCGCCCGGCCAGGAGCCCACCGCCTACGACTACCGCGAGGTCGTGGCCCAGGACGGGCGGATCCCGGACTCCGGCACCGGCGTCCCCGGACTCGTCGCGGGGCTCGGACGGATCCACGCCGAGCACGGGGACCTGGAGTGGGAGCAACTGCTGGAGCCGGCGATCGACCTGGCGCGGGACGGCTTCCCCGTCTCGGACTTCCTTGCCCAGCGGATGCGGGCGGACTTCGGTCCGGCGTCCATCGAGGGCCTGGAGCACTACCACTCCGCCTCCGGCGAGCCGCTCGCGGCCGGGGAGACCCTCGTGCAGGAGGACCTGGCCCGCACCCTGGACACGATCGCCGAGCAGGGCCCGGAGGCCTTCTACACCGGCGGCATCGCGGAGGAGCTCAGCACGGTCGACGGGCTGGACGCCGGCACGCTCGCCGCCTACGAGCCCGAGGAGGTGGAGCCCGTGGCCGGGGAGTTCGGGGACCACGAGGTGCTCTCCGCGGCGCCGCCGCTGCCGGGCGCGGTCCTCCTCCAGCAGCTCCAGGTCGCCGAGGCCCTCGGGGTGGCCGGGCACGCCCCGGGCACCGCCGGATACGTGGACCGGCTCGCCGAGGCGTGGATCGCCGCGGAGGGATCGGCCACCCACTTCCTGGGCGACCCCGACTTCGTCGACGTGCCCGTCGAGCAGCTCACCGACCCGGGGCGCAACGCCGAGATCGCCGACCGGGTGACCCTGCTGTCCGGCGGGGCGGGCGCCGACGGGGCGGACGGGGACGGCGGGGCCGTGGCCCGGGCGGCCGACGGCGCGGGCGGGGACGGGCCGGTGGAGGCCGGCAACACCACGCACCTGACCGTGGTGGACGAGACGGGGTTCACCGTCTCCATGACCAACACGCTGACCAGCTTCTGGGGCGGGGCCGAGTCCGAGCACGTGGGCGGGTTCTTCCTCAACAACCAGCTCTCCCGCTTCGAGAGCGAGGCCTCGGAGGCGAACCGGCCCGCGCCGGGCCGCAAGTCCGTGAGCTGGTCCGCCCCGAGCATGGTGCTCGACGCCGAGGGCCGGCCGGTCCTGGGCCTGGGCAGCCCGGGAGGCCACCAGATCCCCAACATCCTCTCCGGGGTCCTCGTGGCGTGGGGGCTGCAGGACGCCCCGCTGCAGGAGGCGGTCGACGCCCCGCGGTACCACCTCCAGGACGGCGTGCTCGCCGTGGAGCAGGAGCCCTCCGGGGACCTGGCCCGGCTCATCGAGGAGCGCGACTGGGAGGTCCAGCGCACCGAGCGCGAGGAGGCGGTCTTCGGGTCCGTGCAGGCCCTCGAGGTCGACTATGAGACCGGCCGGATCACCGGTGCCACCGACGCCCGGCGGGAGGCCGACGTCGCGATCGCTGACGTGCAGGCTTCCGAGGGGGAAGGATGA
- a CDS encoding metallophosphoesterase family protein, producing the protein MAPVPMTPGPKTTRATAHRPAAALAAAVLLPLLAAPPAAAQPGTAPVATAAVPAAVGAPAARAPEPGFRVLPYLQAPTATSMTVTWISETDEPGTVTVRGPGLGSPRGAGAGNTATLTSDPEYLDLMEYTRAELEQEIPGLEQGSWLESNANHKHSVVLEGLKPGKEYTYTVRQGGEEHTASFTTAPRGEDWKHVRIIAMSDAETEPRGRTEHREWEVSPVNGATEDSLPRPGAGSAFAERFGTTTRYGQPTLRYPLDQSTAFIENLGHVDAADPDLLLMPGDLTQGSGYQPAWDEFFRHVAGEHSDLASRVPLLPALGNWETYAALNGGYGTDEDRTPAVISRNRFLDYFSLPQDPANPQHKGSYYRVDHGPVTVLTLDSTNGRPDEDTRTGTLSGEVFSGDDTDLTAANLSTDTQGEFTYGSYVRGFLDLFEGSTEADVDLPNMDRASAQWAWAEQQLAEAREQGQIVLVQFHHAAYSNGVHGTPPNHEHADNQSGTAMRAYSPMFEEYGVTAVLSGHDEMFERSWVDEDGDGRGFHSYDVGVAADGLRGEQLVRDDEGEYEPLRFNTHSEWSAPADQPETWAEDENGVPQLVSGGLHYGHLQIDVANTARGAEVTLTPVHVFPVLDSQYRLERTERRAYDDVVTLRVGADGAPLAR; encoded by the coding sequence ATGGCACCCGTACCGATGACACCCGGACCGAAGACGACCCGAGCGACGGCACACCGCCCCGCTGCCGCCCTGGCCGCCGCCGTCCTGCTCCCCCTGCTGGCGGCCCCGCCCGCCGCGGCCCAGCCCGGGACCGCCCCGGTCGCGACCGCCGCGGTGCCCGCCGCCGTCGGCGCTCCCGCCGCCCGGGCGCCGGAGCCGGGCTTCCGCGTCCTGCCCTACCTGCAGGCGCCCACCGCCACGTCCATGACCGTCACCTGGATCAGCGAGACGGACGAGCCCGGCACCGTGACCGTCCGGGGGCCGGGGCTCGGCTCGCCCCGCGGGGCGGGCGCGGGCAACACCGCCACCCTCACCAGCGACCCCGAGTACCTGGACCTCATGGAGTACACCCGCGCCGAGCTGGAGCAGGAGATCCCGGGGCTGGAGCAGGGGTCTTGGCTGGAGTCCAACGCCAACCACAAGCACTCCGTGGTGCTGGAGGGCCTCAAGCCGGGCAAGGAGTACACCTACACGGTGCGCCAGGGCGGCGAGGAGCACACCGCCTCCTTCACCACCGCACCGCGGGGCGAGGACTGGAAGCACGTGCGCATCATCGCGATGTCCGACGCGGAGACGGAGCCGCGCGGACGCACCGAGCACCGCGAGTGGGAGGTCTCCCCCGTCAACGGCGCCACGGAGGACTCCCTGCCCCGGCCGGGCGCCGGTTCGGCCTTCGCCGAGCGGTTCGGCACCACCACGCGGTACGGCCAGCCGACCCTGCGCTACCCGCTGGACCAGTCCACGGCCTTCATCGAGAACCTGGGCCACGTGGACGCCGCGGACCCGGACCTGCTCCTGATGCCCGGGGACCTCACCCAGGGCTCGGGCTACCAGCCGGCCTGGGACGAGTTCTTCCGCCACGTGGCCGGTGAGCACTCGGACCTGGCCTCCCGCGTGCCCCTGCTGCCGGCCCTGGGCAACTGGGAGACCTATGCCGCCCTCAACGGCGGCTACGGCACGGACGAGGACCGCACCCCGGCCGTCATCTCCCGCAACCGCTTCCTGGACTACTTCTCGCTGCCGCAGGATCCCGCGAACCCCCAGCACAAGGGCTCCTACTACCGGGTGGACCACGGCCCGGTGACCGTCCTGACGCTGGACTCCACCAACGGCCGCCCGGACGAGGACACCCGGACCGGCACCCTCTCCGGTGAGGTGTTCTCCGGGGACGACACGGACCTCACCGCGGCGAACCTGTCCACGGACACCCAGGGCGAGTTCACGTACGGGTCCTACGTGCGCGGCTTCCTCGACCTGTTCGAGGGCTCCACCGAGGCGGACGTGGACCTGCCGAACATGGACCGGGCCTCGGCCCAGTGGGCCTGGGCCGAGCAACAGCTGGCCGAGGCGCGGGAGCAGGGGCAGATCGTCCTCGTGCAGTTCCACCACGCCGCCTACTCCAACGGGGTGCACGGCACCCCGCCGAACCACGAGCACGCCGACAACCAGTCCGGCACCGCCATGCGGGCCTACTCGCCGATGTTCGAGGAGTACGGCGTGACCGCCGTGCTCTCCGGCCACGACGAGATGTTCGAGCGGTCCTGGGTGGACGAGGACGGCGACGGCCGGGGCTTCCACTCCTACGACGTGGGCGTGGCCGCCGACGGCCTGCGCGGCGAGCAGCTGGTGCGTGACGACGAGGGGGAGTACGAGCCGCTGCGCTTCAACACCCACTCCGAGTGGTCGGCCCCCGCGGACCAGCCCGAGACCTGGGCGGAGGACGAGAACGGCGTGCCGCAGCTCGTCTCGGGCGGCCTGCACTACGGCCACCTGCAGATCGACGTGGCCAACACCGCGCGCGGCGCCGAGGTCACCCTCACCCCGGTCCACGTCTTCCCCGTCCTGGACTCCCAGTACCGGCTCGAGCGCACCGAGCGGCGGGCCTACGACGACGTGGTGACGCTCCGGGTCGGCGCGGACGGGGCGCCCCTGGCGCGCTGA
- a CDS encoding iron chaperone, whose protein sequence is MSGSDSPTGPGHSPEPGPDAGRGASAAGGGGVEAYLARFPRLARSVLQELRDLARAAVPQAAETMRWEAPAYVHADGTVLFQLEGHQAHASVVFTPGVLAAFEDELVNHETGRESVKVFYGQPAPHDLLERMMLARLREVEDEGHEAP, encoded by the coding sequence ATGAGCGGCTCCGACTCCCCCACCGGCCCCGGTCACTCCCCCGAGCCGGGGCCCGACGCCGGCCGCGGCGCCAGCGCCGCCGGCGGCGGCGGCGTGGAGGCCTACCTGGCGCGGTTCCCCCGCCTGGCCCGCTCCGTGCTGCAGGAACTGCGCGACCTGGCCCGCGCCGCGGTCCCGCAGGCCGCGGAGACGATGCGGTGGGAGGCCCCCGCGTACGTCCACGCGGACGGCACGGTGCTGTTCCAGCTCGAGGGACACCAGGCCCACGCCAGCGTGGTGTTCACCCCCGGCGTGCTGGCGGCCTTCGAGGACGAGCTCGTCAACCACGAGACCGGGCGGGAGTCGGTCAAGGTGTTCTACGGCCAGCCGGCCCCGCACGACCTGCTGGAGCGCATGATGCTCGCCCGGCTGCGCGAGGTGGAGGACGAGGGCCACGAGGCGCCGTAG
- a CDS encoding cysteine hydrolase family protein: MADPTALPDPSVPTAVVFIDLQKGFFEDPGTADDRDLLVRECNWLAERAHAGGHPVFVVSTVHQEDKSTWTLKMLEDDQGFNFAGTDQAGLLDGLDLGEAVHLEKTRDSAFFGTDLLDRLRAAGVRRVVLAGVTAESCVSATGRDAFAHDLEVVYARPAIASSDSGRGWTDLENVSADFRQTVLDRPDVERLLAGR; encoded by the coding sequence ATGGCCGACCCCACCGCCCTGCCGGACCCGTCCGTACCGACCGCCGTCGTCTTCATCGACCTGCAGAAGGGCTTCTTCGAGGATCCCGGCACCGCCGACGACCGGGACCTGCTGGTCCGCGAGTGCAACTGGCTCGCCGAACGGGCGCACGCCGGGGGGCACCCGGTGTTCGTGGTCAGCACCGTGCACCAGGAGGACAAGTCCACCTGGACCCTGAAGATGCTGGAGGACGACCAGGGCTTCAACTTCGCCGGCACCGACCAGGCCGGGCTGCTCGACGGCCTGGACCTCGGCGAGGCCGTCCACCTGGAGAAGACCCGGGACAGTGCCTTCTTCGGCACGGACCTGCTGGACCGGCTGCGGGCCGCCGGGGTCCGCCGGGTGGTGCTCGCCGGCGTGACCGCGGAGTCCTGCGTCTCGGCGACCGGCCGGGACGCGTTCGCCCACGACCTCGAGGTCGTCTACGCCCGCCCGGCGATCGCCTCCTCCGACTCCGGGCGCGGGTGGACCGATCTGGAGAACGTCAGCGCCGACTTCCGGCAGACGGTCCTGGACCGGCCGGACGTCGAGCGACTGCTGGCCGGGCGGTGA